From a single Lacerta agilis isolate rLacAgi1 chromosome 3, rLacAgi1.pri, whole genome shotgun sequence genomic region:
- the LOC117044630 gene encoding integrase/recombinase xerD homolog, whose amino-acid sequence MQGVLASVAPSTLRSYTKAWSDFLTYRTQYLRIHQHTPPSTSHVLQYLVHLRNQGRAPKTLKIQAAAISFFAKSMHFHDPCADFVVRRALEGWRRLQPPSVDGRRPITYELLCKIRDKLRSICWSKYEARLFAAAYSIAFFGALRVGEVVHEGDPGPLSRGLQLSDIQLSATELVVYIRRSKTDQRGKGAMVRLPATMQSGPCPVKDTKRFLDLRPPGSGPLLVHEDGSRLARQQFTRVMRMAIGACGLPAKEFAAHSFRIGAATAAFHWGLSTDSIKTLGRWSSNAFKSYIRAGSSV is encoded by the coding sequence ATGCAGGGAGTATTGGCCTCAGTCGCACCTTCCACACTTAGGTCCTACACAAAAGCATGGTCCGATTTCTTAACATACCGCACACAATATTTGCGTATTCATCAGCACACACCCCCCTCCACCAGCCACGTCTTGCAGTACTTAGTCCACCTGCGCAACCAAGGACGTGCCCCAAAAACACTGAAAATCCAGGCAGCTGCCATTTCATTTTTCGCAAAATCCATGCACTTCCATGACCCATGCGCTGATTTTGTAGTTCGAAGGGCGCTTGAGGGTTGGCGTAGATTGCAACCTCCAAGCGTGGATGGCCGCCGGCCTATCACCTACGAACTCCTCTGTAAGATCCGTGACAAATTGCGCTCCATATGTTGGTCAAAATACGAAGCCAGGCTTTTTGCAGCAGCCTATTCAATTGCGTTTTTTGGGGCACTAAGGGTGGGGGAAGTAGTCCATGAGGGTGACCCAGGCCCCCTATCCCGAGGCTTACAGCTCAGCGACATCCAGCTTTCAGCAACTGAGTTGGTGGTTTATATCCGTCGTTCAAAAACTGATCAGAGGGGAAAGGGCGCCATGGTTCGATTGCCGGCAACTATGCAGAGTGGCCCATGTCCCGTGAAAGACACAAAAAGATTTCTCGACCTTAGGCCCCCTGGTTCCGGTCCCCTCCTAGTGCATGAGGATGGGTCCCGTTTGGCCAGACAGCAGTTTACTCGGGTGATGCGTATGGCTATCGGAGCTTGCGGTCTCCCAGCCAAGGAATTTGCTGCTCATTCCTTTAGGATCGGCGCAGCTACCGCTGCCTTTCACTGGGGATTGTCAACAGATAGCATAAAGACCTTGGGGCGATGGAGTTCTAATGCTTTCAAAAGTTACATCCGTGCTGGCTCATCGGTTTGA